A single genomic interval of Psychroserpens sp. NJDZ02 harbors:
- a CDS encoding DUF2141 domain-containing protein, producing MNTIMTSNRIKRHVLNTLILFTLSITCTVAQTDTKLEQGQTITVTVTNVKNNTGQIGFALHTTETWMKGQGIQHKNISIKNNTATITFKNVKPGAYAIMVLHDENKNNRMDFENGMPLENYGMSNNPMSYGPPQFSEAKFNVTSETLDFKIRF from the coding sequence ATGAACACAATAATGACTTCAAACCGAATTAAAAGACATGTATTAAATACTTTAATTTTATTTACACTGAGTATCACATGTACTGTTGCACAGACAGACACAAAATTAGAGCAAGGACAAACTATAACCGTAACCGTTACTAATGTAAAAAATAATACTGGACAAATAGGATTTGCTTTACACACAACAGAGACTTGGATGAAAGGACAAGGTATACAACATAAAAACATTAGCATTAAAAATAACACTGCAACGATCACTTTTAAAAATGTAAAGCCAGGGGCGTATGCCATAATGGTATTACATGACGAAAATAAAAATAACCGTATGGATTTTGAAAATGGGATGCCTTTAGAAAACTACGGAATGTCAAATAACCCTATGAGTTATGGTCCACCTCAATTTTCTGAAGCCAAATTTAATGTAACCTCAGAGACTTTAGATTTTAAAATACGGTTCTAA
- a CDS encoding trimeric intracellular cation channel family protein: protein MFYIIDILGTIAFAISGVLVALNKRMDAFGILIIAFVTAVGGGTLRDILIGETPVGWMKDMTFIYVIILSTIFAVAFRSKIDYLRKSLLLFDTIGIGLYTVVGVEKGISAGLHPIICVFLGTMSACFGGVIRDILCNEIPVIFRKEVYATACILGGATYFLVIKLPIASDFVFVIAGVVVIAIRLIAVKFKVSLPNLYRDN from the coding sequence ATGTTTTACATTATTGACATTTTAGGGACCATTGCTTTTGCAATTTCTGGTGTATTAGTTGCGCTTAATAAGCGCATGGATGCTTTTGGGATTTTAATTATTGCGTTTGTAACGGCGGTAGGTGGCGGAACATTGCGTGATATTTTAATTGGCGAAACACCAGTAGGTTGGATGAAAGATATGACGTTTATCTATGTTATTATTTTATCAACCATTTTTGCTGTCGCTTTTAGATCTAAAATTGACTATTTACGAAAGTCATTATTGTTATTTGATACTATTGGTATTGGACTATATACCGTTGTTGGTGTAGAAAAAGGAATATCTGCAGGACTACACCCTATCATTTGTGTCTTTTTAGGGACAATGTCTGCTTGTTTTGGAGGGGTTATTAGGGATATTTTGTGTAATGAAATACCAGTAATATTTAGAAAAGAGGTGTATGCTACTGCTTGTATTTTAGGAGGTGCAACTTATTTTTTAGTGATCAAACTCCCTATAGCTTCAGATTTTGTATTTGTAATAGCGGGAGTTGTTGTTATTGCAATTAGATTAATTGCTGTTAAGTTTAAAGTCAGTTTACCTAACTTGTATAGGGACAATTAA
- a CDS encoding transposase translates to MKGKRQSTVESVFGTLTQFLGMGKVNTLGIKQANKCMHLSATAYNLKKYLKYIKNGPESIAGLPAYIKSTKNYLISLRILCFKPLAF, encoded by the coding sequence ATGAAAGGAAAAAGACAAAGCACGGTAGAGTCCGTATTTGGTACACTAACCCAGTTTTTAGGCATGGGAAAAGTGAATACCCTTGGGATTAAACAAGCTAATAAGTGTATGCATCTATCCGCAACAGCCTATAATCTTAAAAAGTATTTAAAATATATAAAAAACGGGCCAGAAAGCATAGCGGGACTACCTGCTTATATTAAAAGTACCAAAAACTACCTAATAAGCCTTCGAATACTATGTTTTAAGCCACTTGCATTTTAG
- a CDS encoding integrase core domain-containing protein: MSFSFHIASFITNSWSPFIEQDPCYENAMAERINGKLKDEFYLDQTFDNVAHAKRIGKNAINLYNDVRLHLSLDYKTPNMVYKLSA; the protein is encoded by the coding sequence TTGTCTTTTTCCTTTCATATAGCTTCCTTTATCACAAATTCGTGGTCGCCCTTTATTGAACAAGATCCGTGTTACGAAAACGCAATGGCAGAACGTATAAATGGCAAATTAAAAGATGAGTTCTATTTAGATCAAACCTTTGATAACGTGGCACACGCAAAGAGAATTGGAAAAAATGCAATTAATTTATACAACGACGTTAGATTACATTTATCTTTAGATTATAAAACACCTAATATGGTATATAAATTATCAGCTTAA
- a CDS encoding group II intron maturase-specific domain-containing protein, whose product MADKLGELKVHRMTCKSIIGIAHRLNPIIRGWIRY is encoded by the coding sequence ATTGCTGATAAATTAGGAGAATTGAAAGTACATAGAATGACTTGTAAGAGTATTATAGGTATTGCGCATCGCTTAAACCCTATTATTAGAGGTTGGATACGCTACTAG
- a CDS encoding lysozyme inhibitor LprI family protein, with amino-acid sequence MNRILFILFLTFNLSCFSQTQAEMNKDVYAEFNESDKQLNDIYKTILSEYKTDTIFIDNLKKSQRLWTQFRDAEMEMKYPNYPEKIYGSIHPTCRAFYLKELTDKRIKTLNIWVSRTEEGDVCSGSVKIIEEIDSEYMGKAYIGKNGEIWLTANMKRDHRIFGYKNKDINSTKMILISIFTNEVKNNPFDCKYGAYYETSGIKDFKLKYVETENNFLKIKIIKEGKTIDEVFMLKKWFEFEK; translated from the coding sequence ATGAATAGAATACTTTTTATATTATTTCTAACTTTCAATTTAAGTTGTTTTTCGCAAACTCAAGCGGAAATGAATAAAGATGTCTATGCAGAATTTAATGAATCTGACAAGCAACTAAATGACATATATAAAACCATTTTATCAGAATATAAAACAGATACAATTTTTATAGATAATTTAAAAAAATCTCAACGATTATGGACACAATTCCGAGATGCTGAAATGGAAATGAAATATCCAAATTACCCAGAAAAAATATACGGTTCAATTCATCCGACTTGTAGAGCATTTTATTTAAAAGAATTGACTGACAAACGAATCAAAACTCTAAATATTTGGGTTAGCAGAACTGAAGAAGGTGATGTTTGTAGTGGTTCTGTTAAGATCATTGAAGAAATAGATTCTGAATATATGGGCAAAGCATATATTGGGAAAAATGGAGAGATATGGTTGACTGCAAATATGAAAAGAGACCATCGAATTTTTGGTTATAAAAATAAAGACATCAATTCGACAAAAATGATACTAATATCAATTTTCACGAATGAAGTAAAAAACAATCCATTTGACTGTAAATATGGAGCATATTATGAAACAAGCGGAATTAAAGATTTCAAGTTAAAATATGTTGAGACTGAGAATAACTTTTTGAAAATTAAAATAATAAAAGAAGGAAAAACCATTGACGAAGTATTTATGTTAAAAAAATGGTTTGAATTTGAAAAATAA
- a CDS encoding integrase core domain-containing protein yields MITHFTNWWSPFTEQDPCYENAMAECVNGILKDEFYLDQTFDSVAHAKSAAKNAINLYNDVRLHLSLDYKTPNMVYKLSA; encoded by the coding sequence TTGATTACCCATTTTACTAATTGGTGGTCGCCCTTTACTGAACAAGATCCGTGTTACGAAAACGCAATGGCAGAATGTGTAAATGGCATATTAAAAGATGAGTTCTATTTAGATCAAACCTTTGATAGTGTAGCACACGCAAAGAGCGCTGCAAAAAATGCAATTAATTTATACAACGACGTTAGATTACATTTATCTTTAGACTATAAAACACCAAATATGGTATATAAATTATCAGCTTAA
- a CDS encoding SH3 domain-containing protein has protein sequence MINKLFLTFLLLSIEITFGQINKPDSSILNESGINYTPITKSSTINSTEGASFCKGIFEKHPQVLTDIGISILILKEECNCTVGDFDNNGYLDFAFWGIDKSEPIKHGVNHLDYENYVVLFFEKSNIINTKKIKTEPGLPLVYYPKRSQIGDNNEPISNKESLWVWGTTEDGYDDYSQGTVYIYNNYTKEFEKVKYPYENLSQTAKTTLTNDYLYSATVNSNTSLNVRSSPDLKGTKIGNIRYRKEVKVLKHTNIYFSLKLENRTAYGQWVYISYIDSYKKVKKGYVFDYFLEMNFDTKKLGINITDAIKKFKEHKDCLIENVSTDFLFSIQGLSYSKEDSNRVERIRIEIQGITDSNTTFQRIDYKPNNWMMYNEVDCDARSNFEEKKTSIEIGNLGHLIIWDYNIDGLQDFAIMSDQGMNAGSYYDFYMQQKDGSFKIEEYPFSLFPTNIDYENKTITEIHPLGCCKLSGATYKKEKNKWKLIKTINEDM, from the coding sequence ATGATAAATAAATTATTTCTGACTTTCTTATTATTATCTATCGAAATAACTTTCGGACAAATAAACAAACCTGATTCTTCTATTTTAAATGAAAGTGGAATAAATTATACTCCTATTACTAAATCTTCTACCATAAATTCAACTGAAGGAGCATCTTTTTGTAAAGGTATTTTTGAAAAACATCCTCAAGTTTTAACGGATATTGGAATATCTATTTTAATTTTAAAGGAAGAATGTAATTGTACTGTTGGAGATTTTGATAATAATGGATATTTGGATTTTGCTTTTTGGGGGATTGACAAATCTGAACCGATAAAGCACGGAGTTAATCATTTAGATTATGAAAACTATGTTGTATTATTCTTTGAAAAATCCAATATAATAAATACAAAAAAAATTAAGACAGAACCTGGCTTACCTTTAGTTTATTACCCTAAAAGAAGCCAGATAGGAGACAATAATGAACCTATAAGTAACAAAGAATCTCTTTGGGTTTGGGGAACTACAGAAGATGGTTATGATGATTATTCACAAGGGACAGTTTACATCTACAATAATTATACAAAAGAATTCGAAAAAGTAAAATACCCTTATGAAAACTTATCACAAACAGCAAAAACAACTTTAACAAACGATTATCTCTATAGTGCTACTGTAAATTCAAATACTTCTTTAAATGTAAGAAGTTCTCCTGATTTAAAAGGAACAAAAATTGGAAACATAAGATATCGTAAAGAAGTAAAGGTGCTTAAGCATACTAATATTTATTTTTCTTTAAAACTAGAAAATAGAACGGCATATGGGCAATGGGTTTATATATCATATATAGATTCATACAAAAAGGTGAAAAAAGGTTATGTATTTGACTACTTTTTAGAAATGAATTTTGATACCAAGAAGCTTGGTATTAATATAACTGATGCTATAAAAAAGTTTAAAGAGCATAAAGATTGTCTTATTGAAAATGTTTCTACTGACTTTTTATTTAGTATTCAAGGGTTATCTTATTCAAAGGAAGATTCTAATAGAGTGGAACGAATACGAATTGAAATACAAGGTATAACAGACTCGAATACTACTTTCCAAAGAATTGATTATAAACCTAATAATTGGATGATGTACAATGAAGTTGATTGTGATGCAAGAAGTAATTTTGAAGAAAAAAAGACTTCTATTGAAATCGGCAACTTAGGACACCTTATAATATGGGATTATAATATTGATGGATTACAAGATTTTGCCATTATGAGCGACCAAGGTATGAATGCTGGTTCATATTATGATTTTTATATGCAACAAAAGGATGGTAGCTTTAAAATCGAAGAATACCCTTTTTCACTATTTCCTACTAACATAGATTATGAAAACAAAACAATCACTGAAATACATCCTTTAGGCTGTTGTAAATTAAGTGGAGCAACATACAAAAAAGAAAAAAATAAATGGAAATTAATTAAAACGATAAATGAGGATATGTAA
- a CDS encoding spermidine synthase, with amino-acid sequence MMKKLLSFIWPQTTKIDTDFNGVLEVTWINGRKVLDSKNANYSYGTLQRILETGLSKIDIKNSHSILLLGLGGGSIVHSLKNKFDYNGTLDVLEIDEKVISIAKNEFNLSHFDNINIFNCDALDFVNTCTSNYDLIIVDLFIDQEVPTPFLTETFSNTLSKMINPKGTVLYNLGINLDKQDKPYHVINYFKKQTHFTCTVLEQVTGTNTLLIAQKK; translated from the coding sequence ATGATGAAAAAACTACTGAGTTTTATCTGGCCTCAAACCACTAAAATAGACACTGATTTTAATGGCGTATTAGAAGTCACTTGGATTAACGGTCGAAAAGTATTAGATAGTAAAAATGCAAACTATTCTTACGGCACTTTGCAGCGCATTCTAGAAACAGGTCTTTCTAAAATAGATATTAAAAACAGTCACTCCATATTACTCCTTGGATTAGGTGGCGGCAGTATCGTCCATTCTTTGAAAAACAAATTTGATTATAACGGGACATTAGATGTCTTAGAGATTGATGAGAAAGTAATTTCTATAGCAAAAAACGAGTTTAACTTATCCCATTTTGACAATATAAACATCTTTAATTGTGATGCTTTAGATTTTGTAAACACCTGTACTTCAAACTATGATTTAATTATAGTTGACCTATTTATTGATCAAGAGGTCCCTACTCCATTTTTAACAGAAACGTTTAGTAATACCTTATCTAAAATGATAAACCCAAAAGGGACTGTCCTTTATAATTTGGGGATAAATTTAGACAAGCAAGACAAACCATATCATGTGATTAATTATTTTAAAAAGCAGACTCATTTTACTTGTACTGTCTTAGAACAGGTGACAGGTACCAACACACTACTGATTGCACAAAAAAAATAG
- a CDS encoding M3 family metallopeptidase, giving the protein MKKNTLYSILTCTIVLFSVSCKKEAETAEPAKPMSDNILLKDYTGPYGGVPAFDKMKVDQIESAVLEGMEKGLEDIDAIANNTEAPTFENTIEAMERAGSGLDNVFTYYGIFSSNMSSPEFREVQGNLAPKLSDYTSKINQNEKLFKRIKSVYDASQSKPLPVDQQRVVDLIYKRFEMNGAELDATKKKRYAEINKELSTLYNKFGDNVLHDEENYITYLTKDQLDGLSEGFIKSAAKIATDNGKEGQYAITNTRSSMDPFLTYSTNRELRKQVWTNYYSRGDNGDQYDNNTLIADILKLRRERVELLGYKNYAEWRLQDRMAKTPENAMGLMEAVWPAAIARVKEEVADMQAVADASGNKIEIESWDYRFYAEKVRQKKYDLDSDEVKQYLQLDKLTQALFYTAGRLFNYKFTPVEEGKVPVFHEDVKVWEVTDLESGKHIGLWYLDPFARPGKRSGAWATTYRSHTTFDGPKTVLASNNSNFVKAAPGEAVLISWDDAQTFFHEFGHALHFFSSNVKYPTLNGGVRDYTEFQSQLLERWLSTDEVINQFLVHNKTGAPIPASLVAKIKKASTFNQGFGTTEYLASALMDMKLHLADPENIDIDKFERETLVELNMPKELPMRHRTPHFGHVFSGEGYATAYYGYMWADVLTSDASEAFKDAPGGFYDKEVADKLVKYLFAPRNSMDPAEAFRQFRGRDAKIEALLRDRGFPVTTEN; this is encoded by the coding sequence ATGAAAAAAAACACATTATATTCTATCCTAACCTGCACTATTGTACTATTTAGTGTGAGTTGTAAAAAAGAAGCTGAAACTGCAGAACCCGCAAAACCAATGTCTGATAACATACTGCTTAAAGACTACACCGGACCTTACGGAGGTGTTCCTGCTTTTGACAAAATGAAAGTTGATCAAATAGAATCTGCTGTTCTTGAAGGTATGGAAAAAGGTCTAGAAGATATAGATGCTATTGCCAACAATACAGAAGCACCTACTTTTGAAAATACTATTGAAGCTATGGAACGTGCTGGTAGCGGTTTAGATAACGTCTTTACTTACTACGGTATTTTTAGTAGTAATATGAGTAGCCCAGAATTTAGAGAAGTACAAGGTAACCTAGCGCCAAAATTATCTGATTATACTTCTAAAATTAATCAAAACGAAAAATTATTTAAACGTATCAAATCTGTTTATGATGCGTCGCAAAGCAAACCTTTGCCAGTAGATCAACAACGTGTTGTTGACCTTATTTACAAACGTTTTGAAATGAATGGTGCAGAATTAGATGCCACTAAAAAGAAACGGTATGCTGAGATAAACAAAGAGCTATCGACACTTTATAATAAATTTGGAGATAATGTATTACATGATGAAGAAAATTATATCACCTATTTAACCAAAGACCAATTAGACGGTTTAAGTGAAGGGTTTATTAAATCTGCTGCAAAAATAGCAACAGATAATGGTAAGGAAGGGCAATATGCCATCACCAACACAAGATCTTCAATGGATCCTTTTTTAACGTACAGTACAAATCGTGAATTACGTAAGCAAGTTTGGACCAACTACTACTCTAGAGGAGATAATGGGGACCAATATGATAACAATACACTTATCGCCGATATTTTAAAACTACGTAGAGAACGTGTTGAATTATTAGGGTATAAGAATTATGCAGAATGGCGTTTACAAGACCGTATGGCTAAAACACCAGAAAATGCTATGGGATTAATGGAAGCCGTTTGGCCTGCAGCCATTGCAAGAGTTAAAGAAGAAGTTGCAGACATGCAAGCTGTTGCTGATGCCTCAGGAAATAAAATTGAAATTGAATCTTGGGATTACCGTTTTTATGCAGAAAAAGTAAGACAGAAAAAATACGACTTGGATAGCGATGAGGTGAAACAATACTTACAACTAGACAAATTAACTCAAGCCTTATTTTACACTGCTGGACGTTTATTTAATTACAAGTTTACACCTGTTGAAGAAGGTAAAGTACCCGTATTTCATGAAGACGTTAAAGTTTGGGAAGTGACCGATTTAGAGTCTGGAAAACATATTGGTTTATGGTATTTAGATCCCTTTGCAAGACCAGGAAAACGTTCTGGTGCTTGGGCAACAACATACAGAAGTCACACGACGTTTGATGGTCCAAAAACAGTCTTAGCGTCAAACAATTCAAACTTTGTAAAAGCGGCGCCTGGAGAAGCTGTATTAATCTCTTGGGATGATGCACAAACCTTTTTTCATGAGTTTGGGCATGCGTTACACTTCTTCTCTTCTAATGTAAAATACCCAACTTTAAATGGAGGTGTTAGAGATTATACCGAGTTTCAGAGTCAATTATTAGAACGTTGGTTATCTACAGATGAAGTCATCAATCAATTTTTAGTACATAATAAAACTGGGGCGCCAATTCCTGCTAGTTTAGTGGCTAAAATCAAAAAAGCTTCTACTTTTAATCAAGGGTTTGGTACTACTGAATATTTAGCGTCTGCACTAATGGATATGAAATTACACCTCGCTGATCCTGAAAATATTGATATTGACAAATTTGAACGTGAAACGTTAGTCGAATTAAATATGCCAAAAGAATTACCAATGCGTCACAGAACGCCACATTTTGGTCATGTTTTTTCTGGTGAAGGTTACGCTACTGCTTATTATGGTTACATGTGGGCAGATGTATTAACTAGTGATGCCTCAGAAGCCTTTAAAGATGCTCCAGGAGGGTTTTATGATAAAGAAGTTGCTGATAAATTAGTCAAGTACTTATTTGCGCCAAGAAACAGCATGGATCCCGCTGAAGCTTTTAGACAATTTAGAGGACGAGATGCTAAAATTGAAGCCTTATTAAGAGACCGCGGATTTCCTGTGACAACAGAAAACTAA
- a CDS encoding peptidylprolyl isomerase, with translation MRVLLLVGFCFLCLNCEDKQSKSKTKNNTSKTETKVVEKDTTPVREYPYVSKDNVMDFFLDYATNNKENKVRIITSVGAIDILLYDKTKFHRANFIFLTKQGAFDNTQFHRVVKNFIIQGGNTDNVKVAAKRYKIGHYLLPTDTKRGYTHKRGVISMPSSEVENPHKLASPYEFFITQQDAYHLDGDYTVFGEVIKGMDIVDKINAVKVDEADWPMRNIYIKKVEIID, from the coding sequence ATGCGCGTATTATTATTGGTTGGTTTTTGTTTTTTATGTCTTAATTGTGAAGATAAACAATCCAAGTCTAAAACCAAAAACAACACTTCTAAAACAGAGACTAAAGTCGTTGAAAAAGACACCACGCCTGTTAGAGAATATCCTTATGTCTCAAAGGATAATGTGATGGATTTCTTTTTAGACTATGCTACTAACAACAAAGAAAACAAAGTCCGTATTATAACCTCTGTTGGTGCTATCGATATTTTATTATATGACAAAACCAAATTCCATCGTGCCAATTTTATATTTTTAACTAAACAAGGTGCTTTTGATAACACTCAGTTTCATCGCGTAGTAAAAAACTTTATCATTCAAGGTGGTAACACGGACAATGTAAAGGTAGCTGCAAAACGTTATAAAATTGGTCATTATTTATTACCCACTGATACTAAACGGGGCTACACACATAAAAGAGGTGTCATATCCATGCCTAGTAGTGAGGTTGAAAATCCGCACAAACTAGCCTCTCCTTATGAGTTTTTTATAACCCAACAAGACGCGTACCACTTAGATGGTGATTACACTGTTTTTGGAGAAGTTATAAAAGGCATGGACATTGTTGATAAAATAAATGCGGTTAAAGTGGATGAAGCCGATTGGCCAATGAGAAATATCTATATTAAAAAAGTAGAAATCATAGATTAA
- a CDS encoding NUDIX hydrolase, which produces MNFNEFIIALPKIKNIPLPAEASQLKMVPSYRQELVTQQGENIKKARQSAVLALFYPDLDAQTKLILILRKTYKGVHSGQVGFPGGKVELEDKDLMYTALRETHEEVGVHPKLVTVYKKMTQVYIPPSNFNVQPYIGAATQTPIFTKQDDEVEDLLEVYLSDLLDDNNVTSKKVKTSYGADVEVPAFNLGTHLVWGATAMMLSEVKDLLKATL; this is translated from the coding sequence ATGAATTTTAATGAATTTATCATAGCGTTGCCAAAAATAAAAAATATCCCTTTGCCAGCCGAAGCTTCTCAGCTTAAAATGGTACCATCTTACAGACAGGAGTTAGTTACCCAACAAGGCGAAAATATTAAAAAAGCAAGACAAAGCGCAGTATTAGCATTGTTTTATCCTGATTTAGACGCACAAACTAAACTGATTTTAATTTTACGAAAAACCTATAAAGGGGTACATTCCGGTCAAGTAGGTTTTCCTGGTGGTAAAGTAGAGTTGGAGGATAAAGATTTAATGTATACCGCATTGCGAGAAACGCATGAAGAAGTTGGGGTCCATCCCAAACTAGTGACTGTTTATAAAAAAATGACACAAGTTTATATTCCGCCAAGTAACTTTAACGTGCAACCTTATATAGGTGCGGCAACACAAACCCCTATTTTTACCAAGCAGGATGATGAAGTGGAGGATTTATTGGAAGTTTACCTGTCGGATTTATTAGATGATAATAATGTAACGTCTAAAAAAGTTAAGACAAGTTATGGTGCTGATGTTGAGGTGCCTGCATTCAATTTAGGGACGCATTTAGTTTGGGGAGCAACAGCAATGATGCTAAGCGAAGTCAAAGACTTGTTAAAAGCGACCTTATAA
- a CDS encoding lysophospholipid acyltransferase family protein produces the protein MGLFKKNPFGHILFVKKWLIRILGVLSHRRFRGFNELQIEGSDIIRDLPDTNVLFISNHQTYFADVISMFHVFNAALSNRQDSIKNVGYLWNPKLNFYYVAAKETMKSGLLPKIFAYTGSISIERTWRSEGKDVNRQVKMSDISAIKKALDDGWVVTFPQGTTTPFKPIRKGTAHIIKRYKPIVVPIVIDGFRRSFDKKGLRIKKKNVYQSFEIKEPLKIDYENDSIADIVEQIEYAIEQHPSFLKVIPQKELLAQEELNKKREWLGDI, from the coding sequence ATGGGTTTATTTAAAAAAAATCCTTTTGGACATATACTTTTTGTAAAAAAATGGCTGATTAGAATACTTGGTGTTTTATCACATAGGCGTTTTAGAGGGTTTAACGAACTACAAATTGAAGGGTCTGATATTATAAGGGATTTACCAGATACTAACGTATTATTTATCTCTAATCACCAAACTTACTTTGCGGACGTTATTTCAATGTTTCATGTCTTTAATGCGGCGTTAAGTAATCGTCAGGATTCTATTAAAAACGTTGGGTATTTATGGAATCCTAAATTGAATTTTTATTACGTTGCCGCTAAAGAAACCATGAAATCTGGTTTATTACCTAAAATATTTGCTTACACAGGATCTATTAGTATAGAACGTACTTGGCGTAGCGAAGGTAAAGATGTGAACAGACAGGTTAAAATGTCTGATATTTCTGCCATCAAAAAAGCCTTGGATGACGGATGGGTAGTGACCTTTCCGCAAGGGACAACCACACCATTTAAGCCAATCCGTAAAGGAACAGCGCATATTATAAAACGTTACAAACCAATAGTAGTACCAATAGTAATTGATGGTTTTAGACGTAGTTTTGATAAAAAAGGATTACGTATTAAAAAGAAAAACGTGTATCAGTCTTTCGAAATCAAAGAACCTTTAAAAATTGATTACGAAAATGACTCTATTGCAGATATCGTAGAACAAATAGAATATGCTATCGAGCAACACCCATCGTTCTTAAAAGTAATCCCTCAAAAAGAGTTACTAGCACAAGAAGAACTGAATAAAAAACGAGAGTGGTTAGGAGATATTTAA
- a CDS encoding RNA polymerase sigma factor, whose product MSKPLEQNFVELLEQHQNIVHKVCRLYTNNYDAHNDLFQEITIQLWKAFPKFRGDSKFSTWMYRVGLNTAITLYRKSKRTINTQQFDTVQFKISAEEYDSTEEEQLKLLYAAVHQLNDIEKALVFLYLEDKNYKEISETMGITEVNARVKMNRVKNKLRTILNP is encoded by the coding sequence TTGAGTAAACCATTAGAACAAAATTTTGTTGAATTGCTTGAACAGCATCAAAATATTGTACATAAAGTTTGTAGACTTTACACCAATAATTATGATGCGCACAACGATTTATTTCAGGAAATAACCATCCAATTATGGAAGGCTTTCCCGAAGTTTAGAGGGGACAGTAAATTTAGTACTTGGATGTATCGTGTGGGCTTAAATACAGCTATTACACTTTACAGAAAGTCTAAACGCACGATCAATACGCAACAATTTGACACTGTACAATTTAAAATTAGTGCTGAAGAATACGATAGCACGGAAGAAGAACAATTAAAATTATTATACGCTGCCGTCCACCAATTAAATGATATAGAAAAAGCCCTAGTCTTTTTATATCTGGAAGACAAAAATTATAAAGAAATAAGCGAAACAATGGGTATTACAGAAGTTAATGCTAGAGTGAAGATGAACCGAGTGAAAAACAAACTGAGAACCATTTTAAATCCTTAA